The Sylvia atricapilla isolate bSylAtr1 chromosome 3, bSylAtr1.pri, whole genome shotgun sequence genome has a window encoding:
- the PKDCC gene encoding extracellular tyrosine-protein kinase PKDCC, giving the protein MRRRKTAVAAGCCLAFLLGTLLNLLFIPGSEHPPPPREELPPSPPGAPLYPPEEEIGGGQAALARQIRERYEEVLRYRQHRAAAGRRPLRPRERRLMDLAPPRTSAEQPGPRGRAAAGPWAGASAELSLEPPLLGCRDIRDVSGVQYLGSGYTKAVYKAVLNRTLAVALKAVDFGGHDIAHCVRQFSALGDCYRLAAYKIVKEMILLQRLRHANVLQLYGYCYQDSNDIPDTLTTITELGSPLEMIQLLQTSWEDRFRICLSLVRLLHYLAHSPLGSVTLLDFRPRQFVIVDGELKVTDLDDASVEESSCTSNSDCFMEFPARNFTLPCSVEGRCQSMNEKRNLYNAYRFFFTYLLPHSAPSSLRPLLDKIVNATGELHWGIDETAAQLERVLNLYKSGEYLQNTTRVPKAEYRRVPEAHIPDENYRCWPSYHHKGCLLSVFDINEAIEICDSYSQCKAFVLTNQTTWTGRQLVFFKMASNHIVPDPDKITYVKVTD; this is encoded by the exons ATGAGACGCAGGAAGACGGCGGTGGCGGCCGGCTGCTGCCTCGCCTTCCTCCTGGGCACCCTGCTCAACCTCCTCTTCATCCCCGGCTCCGAGCACCCACCGCCGCCCCGCGAGGAGCTGCCCCCGTCCCCGCCCGGCGCCCCCCTCTACCCGCCGGAGGAGGAGATCGGCGGCGGCCAGGCCGCCCTGGCGCGGCAGATCCGCGAGCGCTACGAGGAGGTGCTGCGCTACCGGCAGCaccgggcggcggcggggcggcggccgctGCGGCCGCGGGAGCGGCGCCTGATGGACCTGGCGCCGCCGCGCACCTCGGCGGAGcagccggggccgcggggccgagcggcggcggggccgtgggCCGGCGCCTCGGCCGAACTCTCGCTGGAGCCGCCGCTGCTGGGCTGCCGCGACATCCGCGATGTCAGCGGCGTGCAGTACCTGGGCTCGGGGTACACCAAGGCGGTCTACAAGGCGGTGCTCAACCGCACGCTGGCCGTGGCTCTGAAGGCGGTGGACTTCGGCGGGCACGACATCGCCCACTGCGTGCGGCAGTTCTCCGCCCTGGGGGACTGCTACCGCCTGGCCGCCTACAAGATCGTCAAAGAGATGATCCTGCTGCAGCGGCTGCGCCACGCCAACGTCCTGCAG CTCTACGGCTATTGCTACCAAGACAGCAATGACATCCCAGACACACTGACGACCATCACTGAACTGGGCTCGCCTTTAGAGATGATTCAGCTGTTACAGACTTCCTGGGAAGACAGATTTCGG aTATGTCTCAGCTTAGTTCGGCTTCTGCATTACTTGGCTCACTCTCCTCTTGGCTCGGTGACATTACTGGATTTCCGCCCTCGGCAGTTTGTGATCGTGGATGGGGAGCTGAAGGTGACAGATCTGGATGATGCCAGTGTTGAGGAGAGCTCTTGCACCAGTAACAGCGACTGCTTCATGGAATTCCCTGCAAGAAACTTCACCCTGCCCTGCTCGGTTGAGGGGCGGTGTCAGAGCATGAACGAAAAGAGGAATCTCTACAATGCCTACAG gtttttttttacctatcTTCTTCCACATAGTGCTCCATCCTCACTGAGACCATTACTGGATAAGATAGTCAATGCAACAG GAGAACTTCACTGGGGAATAGATGAGacagctgctcagctggagagAGTTTTGAATCTATATAAGAGTGGGGAGTACCTGCAGAACACAACACGGGTGCCGAAAGCTG AGTACAGACGGGTGCCTGAAGCCCATATCCCTGATGAGAACTACAGATGTTGGCCATCCTACCATCACAAGGGCTGCCTCCTCTCTGTGTTTGATATCAACGAAGCCATTGAGATCTGTGACAGCTACTCCCAGTGCAAAGCTTTTGTCCTAACAAACCAGACGACTTGGACAG GTCGGCAGCTTGTCTTCTTCAAGATGGCCTCAAATCATATTGTGCCTGATCCTGACAAGATAACATATGTGAAAGTGACAGACTGA